One genomic window of Stigmatopora nigra isolate UIUO_SnigA chromosome 13, RoL_Snig_1.1, whole genome shotgun sequence includes the following:
- the nubpl gene encoding iron-sulfur cluster transfer protein NUBPL has translation MVQMTYCRLSCFITKYANQLLISRAGKQITPGSASCLQFTRCNRSIDANALHERQKQQMARGLPKKKAIAGVSQVLVVASGKGGVGKSTTAVNLALALMANEPSKSVGLLDADVYGPSIPKLMNLKGNPELTDSNRMLPLINYGIRCMSMGFLVEETAPIVWRGLMVMSALDKLLRQVDWGSLDYLVVDMPPGTGDVQLTITQSIPIAGAIIVSTPQDIALLDARRGAEMFKKVNVPVLGMVQNMSVFRCPNCDHETAIFGSGGAKRLADTLGVTLLGDIPLHVNIREMSDEGKPVAVSSPGSLEALSYMALANAVVRRLEEINT, from the exons ATGGTGCAAATGACGTACTGCAGACTTTCCTGTTTCATTACAAAATATGCAaaccaattattgatttcacgAGCTGGAAAACAAATAACACCTGGCTCTGCCAGCTGTTTGCAGTTTACCCGGTGTAAC AGGTCAATTGACGCCAACGCATTGCATGAGAGGCAGAAGCAGCAAATGGCTCGAGgccttcctaaaaaaaaagccattgcgGGTGTCAGCCAGGTGCTCGTGGTGGCGTCTGGAAAAGGCGGCGTGGGAAAGTCCACCACGGCGG TCAACTTGGCACTGGCGTTGATGGCCAATGAGCCG TCCAAGTCTGTGGGTCTGCTAGATGCTGACGTTTACGGTCCATCGATTCCCAAACTGATGAATCTGAAGGGGAACCCAGAGCTCACTGACA GCAACCGGATGCTCCCACTCATCAACTACGGAATTCGTTG CATGTCAATGGGCTTTCTGGTAGAAGAAACGGCGCCCATCGTTTGGCGGGGTCTCATGGTCATGTCGGCCCTCGACAAACTGCTCAGACAG GTTGATTGGGGATCTCTGGATTACCTGGTGGTCGACATGCCTCCCGGAACAGGCGACGTACAGCTAACCATAACGCAAAGCATCCCGATAGCAG GTGCCATCATCGTGTCCACGCCCCAAGACATTGCCCTGTTGGACGCCCGCAGGGGAGCCGAAATGTTCAAAAAAGTCAACGTGCCC GTTCTTGGCATGGTGCAGAACATGAGCGTGTTCCGGTGCCCCAACTGTGACCACGAAACCGCCATATTCGGGTCTGGTGGTGCGAAGCGGTTGGCGGACACACTGGGAGTCACATTATTAG GTGACATCCCGCTTCATGTCAACATCAGAGAAATGTCTGATGAGGGGAAACCCGTGGCCGTGTCATCACCAGGGAGCTTGGAG GCTTTATCTTACATGGCGTTGGCGAATGCGGTTGTCCGTAGACTTGAAGAGATCAACACTTGA
- the LOC144206097 gene encoding uncharacterized protein LOC144206097 produces MSELPPLPPELWVTVLNFLGPADLQAVRCSCRALRVLADHPYLWRGQTVVLSDLRRYTFGFWETLQRRKLTRVAVRHLRRKEWRRLVKFLPTLSAVAFVNGGRIYKQKYLDHLLQFSDVRELAVRDAAWAEPMLGPALGLHLSAELTHLSVCNVRMRSAADFVRSLAGLRNLRYLLFHQQGEGCGLDRVRPVPREDFHQMMTSLSKLKHLSWGMRGEPPEPLPEDYLSPVDPRRPDCPYGGPALSSLELVDYPETILPYNALRSLTSLRSLTVHYRYIRDGLDCRLASWLAPLKRLETLSIVGGNSLSLYTNTIPASVTRLTLRVAITLKDLDSIAPKVMALEHLDIEQNRSSGSLCRRIPMLFPQLRTLRIRFFRREPKKDLLSLQRLRHLERLELLVERSFILRDYLNGHPWPSPCVQELIDQLVQLSANRITVVTAMRRRNPLRECNCVWEGD; encoded by the exons ATGTCGGAACTCCCACCGCTGCCACCGGAGCTGTGGGTGACGGTGCTGAACTTCCTTGGCCCCGCCGATTTGCAGGCAGTGCGTTGCTCATGCCGAGCCCTGCGTGTGCTAGCCGACCATCCATACCTGTGGCGGGGCCAGACGGTGGTGCTCTCCGACCTGCGCCGCTACACTTTCGGCTTCTGGGAAACGTTGCAGCGGCGTAAACTCACTCGCGTGGCCGTACGCCACTTGCGGCGCAAAGAGTGGCGGCGCCTGGTCAAGTTCCTTCCGACGCTGAGCGCCGTGGCATTTGTCAATGGCGGCCGCATATATAAGCAAAAGTACCTGGACCATCTACTGCAGTTCTCCGACGTGAGGGAGCTGGCTGTGCGAGATGCCGCCTGGGCGGAGCCCATGCTGGGCCCGGCCCTCGGCCTCCACCTGAGCGCCGAGCTCACCCATCTCAGCGTGTGCAACGTCCGCATGCGTTCCGCCGCCGACTTTGTCCGTTCCTTGGCCGGCCTCCGGAACCTTCGCTACTTGCTCTTCCACCAGCAAGGGGAAGGCTGTGGTTTGGACCGGGTGCGGCCGGTTCCCCGGGAGGACTTTCACCAAATGATGACTAGCCTGTCCAAGCTCAAGCACCTGTCATGGGGCATGAGAGGCGAGCCCCCGGAGCCCCTGCCCGAAGACTACCTGAGCCCAGTCGACCCGCGGCGCCCAG ATTGCCCGTACGGAGGCCCGGCTCTGAGCAGCCTAGAACTGGTGGACTATCCTGAGACCATCCTTCCATATAATGCGTTGCGGAGTTTGACGTCCCTGCGCTCCCTGACTGTGCACTACCGCTACATCCGCGACGGCCTGGACTGCCGCCTGGCGTCCTGGCTCGCCCCCCTCAAGCGGCTGGAGACCCTCAGCATCGTGG GCGGGAACTCCCTTTCGCTGTACACCAATACCATCCCGGCAAGCGTGACGCGGTTGACGCTGCGAGTGGCCATCACACTAAAGGACTTGGACTCCATCGCGCCCAAAGTTATGGCCCTGGAACACCTGGACATTGAGCAGAACCGATCCAGCGGGAGCCTATGTCGACGCATCCCCATGTTGTTCCCGCAACTGCGGACGCTGCGTATACG GTTCTTCCGCCGTGAGCCCAAGAAGGACCTTCTGAGCTTGCAGCGTCTTCGCCACCTTGAGCGCCTGGAGCTTCTGGTGGAGCGCTCCTTCATCCTGCGGGACTACCTGAATGGACATCCGTGGCCCAGCCCCTGCGTCCAGGAGCTCATCGACCAGCTGGTGCAGCTGTCGGCCAATCGTATCACGGTGGTGACCGCCATGCGCCGCCGCAACCCTCTCCGGGAGTGCAACTGCGTCTGGGAGGGGGACTGA
- the dtd2 gene encoding D-aminoacyl-tRNA deacylase 2: MADGSSCPDPVVRTVLQQCLEARLQVKPGDEHEQAQWVQIERGVVIYICFFKGATEEILPKVVSTLLNVRLCESSSGKMVSVLDLPGSLLVVPQATLGGKAKGRSMQYHNNVAKEDGLRLYARFVALCQKEVKAAGVSVEHGTYGNRQVLHIQTNGPYTHLMEF; this comes from the exons ATGGCGGACGGGAGCTCCTGTCCCGATCCAGTGGTCCGCACGGTCCTTCAACAATGTTTGGAGGCTCGGTTGCAGGTGAAACCAGGGGACGAGCATGAACAAGCCCAATGGGTTCAG ATCGAAAGGGGCGTGGTGatctacatttgtttttttaaaggtgcaACAGAAGAAATATTGCCCAAAGTAG TTTCCACACTGCTCAACGTGCGTCTGTGTGAATCCTCGTCCGGCAAGATGGTTTCTGTGTTGGACCTTCCTGGCAGCCTCCTAGTGGTCCCCCAGGCCACGCTGGGGGGCAAAGCTAAAGGGCGATCCATGCAGTACCACAACAATGTCGCCAAGGAGGATGGTCTGCGGCTGTATGCACGCTTTGTGGCCCTGTGCCAAAAGGAAGTGAAGGCGGCTGGGGTGAGCGTGGAACACGGCACATACGGGAACCGGCAGGTCCTCCACATCCAAACCAACGGACCATACACGCACCTTATGGAGTTCTAA
- the yipf6 gene encoding protein YIPF6, with protein MLAAADAADASRPFAGLASVSIPEDIPVEGDISVPTTSSGGRDDDEMSTLDEPVKETILRDLRAVGKKFVHVLYPKQSSELLRDWDLWGPLLLCVTLALLLQGGAASRPGGDQGGPQFAEVFVIVWFGSIIITLNSKLLGGTLSFFQSLCVLGYCILPLTAAMVVCRLVLLGSVGAVSFAVRLAVVTASFGWSTFASTAFLAGSQPPNRKGLAVYPVFLFYFVIGWMILTFSPAQ; from the exons ATGTTGGCGGCCGCAGACGCGGCGGACGCCAGCCGACCCTTCGCCGGTCTGGCGTCGGTGTCCATACCCGAGGACATCCCGGTGGAGGGCGATATCTCCGTCCCGACGACCTCGTCCGGTGGGCGAGATGACGACGAGATGTCGACGCTGGACGAGCCAGTGAAGGAGACCATCCTCAGGGACTTGCGCGCGGTGGGCAAAAAGTTCGTGCATGTCCTGTACCCCAAGCAGAGCTCGGAGCTTTTGCGTGACTGGGACCTGTGGGGACCGCTTCTACTCTGCGTCACCCTGGCGCTGCTCCTCCAGGGGGGTGCTGCGTCCCGGCCCGGTGGCGACCAGGGCGGGCCGCAGTTCGCTGAG GTTTTCGTCATCGTGTGGTTTGGGTCCATTATCATCACGCTGAACTCCAAGCTTCTGGGCGGTACCCTTTCCTTCTTCCAGAGTCTTTGTGTGCTGGGCTACTGCATCCTGCCACTTACGGCAGCCATGGTGGTCTGCCGCCTGGTTCTCCTGGGCAGCGTGGGTGCTGTCAGCTTCGCCGTGCGTCTGGCTGTGGTGACAGCGTCCTTTGGTTGGTCAACCTTCGCTTCCACCGCCTTCCTGGCAGGCAGTCAGCCGCCCAACCGCAAGGGACTGGCGGTCTACCCCGTCTTTCTCTTCTACTTCGTCATTGGATGGATGATCCTCACGTTCTCCCCAGCCcagtag